Proteins from a genomic interval of Coregonus clupeaformis isolate EN_2021a chromosome 4, ASM2061545v1, whole genome shotgun sequence:
- the LOC121552401 gene encoding dynein, cytoplasmic 1, intermediate chain 2a isoform X1, with translation MSDKSELKAELERKKQRLAQIREEKKRKEDERKKKEADLKKDAAPLDDSDLEKKRRETDALLQSMGITSADVPVVPPPMSPTSKSAGTPSEAGSQDSGDGAVGPRTLHWDSDPSTLQLHSDSELGRGPLKLGMAKINHVDFPPKETVSYTKETQTPVMTQQKEEEEEEEEIAPPQPVLEIQMEKPDQKEVEEAPPQELTEEEKLQILHSEEFITFFDHSTRIVERALSEHVDVFFDYSGREMEEKEGEIQAGAKLFLNRQFMDERWSKHRVVTCLDWSPQYPELLVASYNNNEEAPHEPDGVALVWNMKYKKNTPEYVFHCQSAVMSAAFARFHPNLVVGGTYSGQIVLWDNRSNKRTPVQRTPLSAAAHTHPVYCVNVVGTQNAHNLISISTDGKMCSWSLDMLSQPQDSLELVFKQSKAVAVTSMSFPLGDVNNFAVGSEDGSVYMACRHGSKAGISEMFEGHHGPITGIDCHTATGPVDFSHLFVTSSFDWTVKLWSTKNNKPLYSFEDNSDYVYDVMWSPTHPALFACVDGVGHLDLWNLNNDTEVPTASTTVEGNPALNRVRWAHSGKEIAVGDSDGQILVYDVGEQIAVPRNDEWTRFVRTLAEINENRDDAEELAAQRLSA, from the exons ATGTCAGACAAAAGCGAGCTAAAAGCGGAGCTTGAACGGAAGAAGCAACGCCTGGCTCAGATCAGGGAGGAGAAAAAAAGGAAGGAAGATGAGCGCAAAAAGAAAGAG GCTGACCTGAAGAAAGATGCCGCCCCACTGGATGACTCGGACTTGGAGAAAAAGAGACGTGAGACAGATGCCCTTCTGCAGAGCATGGGCATCACATCAGCTGATGTCCCTGTTG TCCCTCCTCCCATGTCTCCAACCTCCAAATCCGCGGGCACACCAAGCGAGGCAGGGAGCCAAGACTCGGGCGATGGCGCTGTGGGACCCAG GACTCTGCACTGGGACTCTGACCCGTCCACTCTTCAGCTTCACTCAGACTCTGAGCTGGG GCGTGGGCCTCTAAAGCTGGGCATGGCCAAGATCAACCATGTTGACTTCCCTCCAAAAGAGACGGTGTCATACACCAAGGAAACCCAGACACCTGTGATGACCCAGCAGAAGGAAG aggaagaagaggaggaggaaattGCTCCACCACAACCAGTGCTTGAGATCCAAATGGAGAAGCCAGACCAGAAAGAGGTGGAGGAAG CACCTCCACAAGAGCTGACCGAGGAAGAGAAGCTGCAGATCCTCCACTCTGAGGAGTTCATAACCTTCTTTGACCACAGCACCCGCATCGTGGAGCGGGCCCTGTCCGAACATGTGGACGTCTTCTTCGACTACAGTGGCCGCGAGATGGAGGAGAAGGAAGG TGAGATCCAAGCAGGGGCCAAGCTGTTTTTGAACAGACAGTTTATGGATGAGCGCTGGTCCAAGCACCGCGTGGTCACCTGTCTGGACTGGTCCCCTCAG TATCCTGAGCTGCTGGTTGCCTCATACAACAACAATGAGGAAGCCCCCCACGAGCCGGACGGGGTGGCCTTGGTCTGGAACATGAAGTACAAGAAGAACACGCCGGAGTACGTCTTCCACTGCCAG TCTGCAGTGATGTCGGCCGCCTTTGCCAGGTTCCACCCTAACCTGGTGGTGGGGGGCACCTACTCAGGGCAGATCGTTCTGTGGGACAATAGGAGCAACAAGAGGACCCCCGTACAGAGGACCCCCCTGTCAGCAGCAGCACACACG CACCCAGTGTACTGTGTGAACGTGGTAGGCACCCAGAACGCCCACAACCTCATTAGCATCTCTACCGATGGCAAGATGTGTTCCTGGAGCCTGGACATGCTTTCTCAACCGCAG GACAGCCTGGAGCTGGTGTTCAAGCAGTCGAAGGCCGTAGCTGTCACCTCCATGTCTTTCCCCCTCGGAGATGTCAACAACTTTGCGGTGGGGAGCGAGGACGGATCCGTCTACATGGCGTGTCGTCATGGAAG TAAAGCAGGGATCAGTGAGATGTTTGAGGGCCACCACGGGCCTATCACAGGGATAGACTGTCACACAGCGACAGGGCCCGTCGACTTCTCCCACCTGTTTGTCACCTCCTCCTTCGACTGGACCGTCAAGCTGTGGAGCACCAAG AACAACAAGCCACTGTACTCGTTCGAGGACAACTCGGATTACGTCTATGACGTCATGTGGTCCCCCACTCACCCGGCTCTGTTTGCGTGTGTAGATGGAGTGGGCCATCTTGATCTGTGGAACCTCAACAACGACACTGAG GTTCCTACAGCCAGTACCACAGTGGAGGGGAACCCAGCCCTGAACCGCGTGCGATGGGCCCACTCTGGCAAAGAGATAGCCGTGGGAGACTCTGATGGACAGATCCTGGTCTATGATGTTGGAGAG CAAATCGCTGTTCCACGCAACGACGAGTGGACCCGTTTTGTCCGAACCCTGGCGGAGATCAACGAGAACCGGGATGACGCTGAGGAGCTTGCCGCTCAGCGCCTCTCTGCCTGA
- the LOC121552401 gene encoding dynein, cytoplasmic 1, intermediate chain 2a isoform X2 encodes MSDKSELKAELERKKQRLAQIREEKKRKEDERKKKEADLKKDAAPLDDSDLEKKRRETDALLQSMGITSADVPVVPPPMSPTSKSAGTPSEAGSQDSGDGAVGPRRGPLKLGMAKINHVDFPPKETVSYTKETQTPVMTQQKEEEEEEEEIAPPQPVLEIQMEKPDQKEVEEAPPQELTEEEKLQILHSEEFITFFDHSTRIVERALSEHVDVFFDYSGREMEEKEGEIQAGAKLFLNRQFMDERWSKHRVVTCLDWSPQYPELLVASYNNNEEAPHEPDGVALVWNMKYKKNTPEYVFHCQSAVMSAAFARFHPNLVVGGTYSGQIVLWDNRSNKRTPVQRTPLSAAAHTHPVYCVNVVGTQNAHNLISISTDGKMCSWSLDMLSQPQDSLELVFKQSKAVAVTSMSFPLGDVNNFAVGSEDGSVYMACRHGSKAGISEMFEGHHGPITGIDCHTATGPVDFSHLFVTSSFDWTVKLWSTKNNKPLYSFEDNSDYVYDVMWSPTHPALFACVDGVGHLDLWNLNNDTEVPTASTTVEGNPALNRVRWAHSGKEIAVGDSDGQILVYDVGEQIAVPRNDEWTRFVRTLAEINENRDDAEELAAQRLSA; translated from the exons ATGTCAGACAAAAGCGAGCTAAAAGCGGAGCTTGAACGGAAGAAGCAACGCCTGGCTCAGATCAGGGAGGAGAAAAAAAGGAAGGAAGATGAGCGCAAAAAGAAAGAG GCTGACCTGAAGAAAGATGCCGCCCCACTGGATGACTCGGACTTGGAGAAAAAGAGACGTGAGACAGATGCCCTTCTGCAGAGCATGGGCATCACATCAGCTGATGTCCCTGTTG TCCCTCCTCCCATGTCTCCAACCTCCAAATCCGCGGGCACACCAAGCGAGGCAGGGAGCCAAGACTCGGGCGATGGCGCTGTGGGACCCAG GCGTGGGCCTCTAAAGCTGGGCATGGCCAAGATCAACCATGTTGACTTCCCTCCAAAAGAGACGGTGTCATACACCAAGGAAACCCAGACACCTGTGATGACCCAGCAGAAGGAAG aggaagaagaggaggaggaaattGCTCCACCACAACCAGTGCTTGAGATCCAAATGGAGAAGCCAGACCAGAAAGAGGTGGAGGAAG CACCTCCACAAGAGCTGACCGAGGAAGAGAAGCTGCAGATCCTCCACTCTGAGGAGTTCATAACCTTCTTTGACCACAGCACCCGCATCGTGGAGCGGGCCCTGTCCGAACATGTGGACGTCTTCTTCGACTACAGTGGCCGCGAGATGGAGGAGAAGGAAGG TGAGATCCAAGCAGGGGCCAAGCTGTTTTTGAACAGACAGTTTATGGATGAGCGCTGGTCCAAGCACCGCGTGGTCACCTGTCTGGACTGGTCCCCTCAG TATCCTGAGCTGCTGGTTGCCTCATACAACAACAATGAGGAAGCCCCCCACGAGCCGGACGGGGTGGCCTTGGTCTGGAACATGAAGTACAAGAAGAACACGCCGGAGTACGTCTTCCACTGCCAG TCTGCAGTGATGTCGGCCGCCTTTGCCAGGTTCCACCCTAACCTGGTGGTGGGGGGCACCTACTCAGGGCAGATCGTTCTGTGGGACAATAGGAGCAACAAGAGGACCCCCGTACAGAGGACCCCCCTGTCAGCAGCAGCACACACG CACCCAGTGTACTGTGTGAACGTGGTAGGCACCCAGAACGCCCACAACCTCATTAGCATCTCTACCGATGGCAAGATGTGTTCCTGGAGCCTGGACATGCTTTCTCAACCGCAG GACAGCCTGGAGCTGGTGTTCAAGCAGTCGAAGGCCGTAGCTGTCACCTCCATGTCTTTCCCCCTCGGAGATGTCAACAACTTTGCGGTGGGGAGCGAGGACGGATCCGTCTACATGGCGTGTCGTCATGGAAG TAAAGCAGGGATCAGTGAGATGTTTGAGGGCCACCACGGGCCTATCACAGGGATAGACTGTCACACAGCGACAGGGCCCGTCGACTTCTCCCACCTGTTTGTCACCTCCTCCTTCGACTGGACCGTCAAGCTGTGGAGCACCAAG AACAACAAGCCACTGTACTCGTTCGAGGACAACTCGGATTACGTCTATGACGTCATGTGGTCCCCCACTCACCCGGCTCTGTTTGCGTGTGTAGATGGAGTGGGCCATCTTGATCTGTGGAACCTCAACAACGACACTGAG GTTCCTACAGCCAGTACCACAGTGGAGGGGAACCCAGCCCTGAACCGCGTGCGATGGGCCCACTCTGGCAAAGAGATAGCCGTGGGAGACTCTGATGGACAGATCCTGGTCTATGATGTTGGAGAG CAAATCGCTGTTCCACGCAACGACGAGTGGACCCGTTTTGTCCGAACCCTGGCGGAGATCAACGAGAACCGGGATGACGCTGAGGAGCTTGCCGCTCAGCGCCTCTCTGCCTGA
- the LOC121556111 gene encoding plasma membrane ascorbate-dependent reductase CYBRD1 isoform X2: MENFKQFLFALSAAVTVGFVSIIFVLRWVFYFKEGLAWDGGLAEFNWHPVLIVTGFIFMQGIAIVVYRLPWTWKCSKLMMKFIHAGLNILAFIFAAISLVAVFDFHNSQNIPNMYSLHSWVGLAAVILYSLQLVLGVCIYLIPITPIYLRAAFMPLHIYSGLFIFASVIATALMGITEKLIFGLKDPKYKDSPPEATFVNVLGVLIVIFGGIILWIATHPSWKRPSEQVLRSLPTNGGGSAGTKVGTALSQQTDPIDPKGNGDARRRSCKLEDSGQVN; the protein is encoded by the exons ATGGAGAATTTCAAGCAGTTCCTGTTCGCTCTGTCCGCCGCAGTGACCGTTGGTTTTGTCTCGATAATTTTTGTTTTGAGATGGGTATTCTACTTCAAGGAAGGTTTAGCATGGGATGGAGGACTGGCCGAATTCAATTGGCACCCGGTTTTAATCGTTACCGGGTTCATTTTTATGCAGGGAATTG CCATTGTCGTGTATAGGTTGCCATGGACCTGGAAGTGCAGTAAGTTAATGATGAAGTTTATTCATGCTGGCTTAAACATACTGGCCTTCATTTTCGCTGCCATATCTTTGGTAGCAGTATTTGACTTCCACAACTCACAAAACATCCCCAACATGTACAGCCTGCATAGCTGGGTGGGGCTAGCAGCTGTGATACTTTATTCACTACAG CTTGTCCTGGGAGTGTGTATATACCTGATACCCATCACCCCAATATACCTGAGAGCAGCATTTATGCCCCTGCACATCTACAGTGGCCTGTTCATCTTTGCCAGTGTCATAGCCACTGCACTTATGGGCATCACAGAGAAGCTCATTTTTGGCCT GAAAGATCCCAAATACAAGGACTCTCCCCCAGAGGCCACCTTTGTGAATGTACTGGGAGTACTGATAGTTATTTTTGGAGGAATCATCCTCTGGATCGCTACTCACCCCTCTTGGAAACGCCCCAGTGAGCAG GTCCTGCGCTCCCTGCCTACTAATGGGGGTGGGTCAGCTGGCACCAAAGTGGGCACTGCCCTGTCTCAACAAACTGACCCGATTGACCCCAAAGGCAATGGAGATGCCAGGAGAAGGAGCTGTAAATTGGAGGACTCAGGACAGGTCAACTGA
- the LOC121556111 gene encoding plasma membrane ascorbate-dependent reductase CYBRD1 isoform X1, with protein sequence MENFKQFLFALSAAVTVGFVSIIFVLRWVFYFKEGLAWDGGLAEFNWHPVLIVTGFIFMQGIAIVVYRLPWTWKCSKLMMKFIHAGLNILAFIFAAISLVAVFDFHNSQNIPNMYSLHSWVGLAAVILYSLQLVLGVCIYLIPITPIYLRAAFMPLHIYSGLFIFASVIATALMGITEKLIFGLKDPKYKDSPPEATFVNVLGVLIVIFGGIILWIATHPSWKRPSEQVLRSLPTNGGGSAGTKVGTALSQQTDPIDPKGNGDARRRSCKLEDSGQVN encoded by the exons ATGGAGAATTTCAAGCAGTTCCTGTTCGCTCTGTCCGCCGCAGTGACCGTTGGTTTTGTCTCGATAATTTTTGTTTTGAGATGGGTATTCTACTTCAAGGAAGGTTTAGCATGGGATGGAGGACTGGCCGAATTCAATTGGCACCCGGTTTTAATCGTTACCGGGTTCATTTTTATGCAGGGAATTG CCATTGTCGTGTATAGGTTGCCATGGACCTGGAAGTGCAGTAAGTTAATGATGAAGTTTATTCATGCTGGCTTAAACATACTGGCCTTCATTTTCGCTGCCATATCTTTGGTAGCAGTATTTGACTTCCACAACTCACAAAACATCCCCAACATGTACAGCCTGCATAGCTGGGTGGGGCTAGCAGCTGTGATACTTTATTCACTACAG CTTGTCCTGGGAGTGTGTATATACCTGATACCCATCACCCCAATATACCTGAGAGCAGCATTTATGCCCCTGCACATCTACAGTGGCCTGTTCATCTTTGCCAGTGTCATAGCCACTGCACTTATGGGCATCACAGAGAAGCTCATTTTTGGCCT GAAAGATCCCAAATACAAGGACTCTCCCCCAGAGGCCACCTTTGTGAATGTACTGGGAGTACTGATAGTTATTTTTGGAGGAATCATCCTCTGGATCGCTACTCACCCCTCTTGGAAACGCCCCAGTGAGCAGGTCCTGCGCTCCCTGCCTACTAATGGGGGTGGGTCAGCTGGCACCAAAGTGGGCACTGCCCTGTCTCAACAAACTGACCCGATTGACCCCAAAGGCAATGGAGATGCCAGGAGAAGGAGCTGTAAATTGGAGGACTCAGGACAGGTCAACTGA